In a single window of the Streptomyces liliiviolaceus genome:
- a CDS encoding ABC transporter permease, with product MNAVGRLARDSSIVAWRNLLNLRRTPGSVIAALVQPVMFVLLLAYVFGGSLGGADYRTFLMGGIFAQAVTFNAAFTALGLANDMDKGIVDRFRSLPMPRMAVLLGRTLSDLTMSSVTLIVTSLCGLLVGWRIHASVTDALVGFLLILFFAFAMSWVGAAIGLLARSVEVAQSAGLIWLFPVTFVSSAFVSTHTMPGPLRTVAEWNPVSATATAVRQLFGNPPPGGIPVSTAWPVVHALPYALGCACLITMAFMLVSLARFRRVTLG from the coding sequence GTGAACGCCGTCGGCCGCCTGGCCCGCGACTCGTCCATCGTGGCCTGGCGCAATCTGCTCAACCTGCGCCGCACCCCGGGCTCGGTCATCGCAGCGCTCGTGCAGCCGGTCATGTTCGTCCTGCTCCTGGCGTACGTCTTCGGAGGCAGCCTCGGCGGAGCCGACTACCGCACCTTCCTGATGGGGGGCATCTTCGCCCAGGCCGTCACGTTCAATGCCGCGTTCACCGCCCTGGGGCTCGCGAACGACATGGACAAGGGCATCGTGGACCGCTTCCGCTCCCTGCCCATGCCCCGCATGGCGGTACTCCTGGGCCGAACCCTGTCGGACCTGACCATGAGCAGCGTCACCCTGATCGTCACCTCGCTGTGCGGCCTGCTGGTCGGCTGGCGCATACACGCCTCCGTCACCGACGCGCTCGTCGGCTTTCTCCTGATCCTGTTCTTCGCCTTCGCCATGTCCTGGGTCGGAGCAGCGATCGGGCTCCTCGCCCGCAGCGTCGAAGTGGCCCAGAGTGCCGGCCTCATCTGGCTCTTCCCTGTCACCTTCGTGTCGTCGGCGTTCGTCTCCACCCACACCATGCCCGGACCGTTGCGCACCGTGGCGGAATGGAACCCTGTCTCAGCGACGGCGACAGCCGTGCGTCAGCTCTTCGGAAACCCGCCACCCGGCGGCATCCCGGTCAGTACCGCCTGGCCCGTGGTCCACGCACTGCCTTACGCCCTTGGCTGTGCCTGCCTCATCACAATGGCCTTCATGCTGGTGTCTCTGGCCAGGTTCCGCAGGGTGACTCTGGGATGA
- a CDS encoding ThiF family adenylyltransferase, protein MTEYLARLGVGHLVLIDDDTVAESNLPRLAGATAADIGHPKTALASRLAKQAQPDIALTVLTERVEQPHAQAELRACDWLFLAADGAAARHFTNAAVQQLLIPATQVGVKIPVRDGTVGQIHAVSRLLLPGTGCLWCDGLIDPTDLAIDMHASTDRAAAQYVPSTPAASVLPLNALAAAEAVNHFMHAVSCLHDDDLDHASVLHQPRSRTRDLVNSRTDPYCRWCSPREQFGLGDRPTDAGHRHLSTGVF, encoded by the coding sequence ATCACTGAATACCTTGCACGCCTCGGTGTCGGCCACCTGGTCCTTATCGACGACGACACCGTCGCCGAGAGCAACCTGCCCCGCCTCGCCGGCGCCACCGCAGCTGACATCGGCCACCCCAAGACCGCCCTGGCCAGCCGACTGGCCAAGCAAGCACAGCCAGACATCGCTCTCACCGTTCTCACCGAACGCGTCGAACAACCCCACGCCCAAGCCGAACTGCGCGCATGCGACTGGCTCTTCCTCGCAGCCGACGGCGCGGCCGCCCGCCACTTCACCAACGCCGCCGTGCAGCAACTCCTCATCCCCGCCACCCAGGTCGGCGTAAAGATCCCAGTACGAGACGGAACAGTCGGACAAATCCACGCCGTCAGCCGACTCCTTCTCCCCGGTACCGGCTGCTTGTGGTGCGACGGACTGATCGATCCCACCGACCTCGCCATCGACATGCACGCTTCCACCGACCGGGCCGCCGCACAGTACGTCCCCAGCACACCAGCCGCCAGCGTCTTGCCTCTCAACGCACTCGCTGCGGCCGAAGCCGTCAACCACTTCATGCACGCCGTCAGCTGCCTCCACGACGACGACCTCGACCACGCCAGCGTCCTCCACCAGCCCCGCTCCCGCACCCGCGACCTCGTCAACTCCCGCACGGACCCCTACTGCCGATGGTGCTCCCCACGAGAGCAATTCGGGCTCGGAGACCGACCGACTGATGCCGGGCACCGGCATCTCTCCACTGGCGTTTTCTGA
- a CDS encoding acyl-CoA dehydrogenase family protein → MQWELTDEQDAYRRTLRDWLTDVAPSDVVRGWLDDEDDSVFESRFVDAGWAGVGLAEELGGQGGGLVELALTAEELARAAAPSAAWLATALALPALAGRPDLAGAASAGDTVALLVPAETVPDEAPTLWSDGEGVLTGRAPRVLAGDSAARFVVPVGEGDAKRLRLVDASAPGIGIGARPLLDRSRSVADVTLDRVPSVPLDVDAAEVLRQASARAAVLVAADSLGATERMLDLAVEYSKQRHQFGVPIGSFQAVKHAAADMLVGVEAARSAIYFAAASVESGHAQALLHAAAVKAQVTAEGARGADSALTLHGAIGYTWEHDLHLYYKRAKLDEQLFGVPAVWNERIADGLALV, encoded by the coding sequence ATGCAGTGGGAACTGACCGACGAGCAGGACGCGTACCGGAGGACGCTCCGGGACTGGCTCACCGACGTGGCGCCCTCGGACGTGGTGCGCGGGTGGCTCGACGACGAGGACGACTCCGTCTTCGAGTCGCGCTTCGTGGACGCGGGCTGGGCCGGGGTCGGGCTCGCCGAGGAACTGGGCGGCCAGGGCGGCGGCCTCGTCGAGTTGGCGCTGACCGCCGAGGAACTCGCCCGCGCCGCGGCTCCGTCGGCCGCCTGGCTGGCCACGGCCCTCGCGCTGCCCGCCCTGGCGGGACGCCCTGACCTGGCCGGCGCGGCGTCGGCCGGCGACACGGTGGCGCTGCTGGTACCGGCCGAGACCGTGCCCGACGAGGCGCCCACGCTGTGGTCGGACGGCGAGGGCGTCCTTACCGGCAGGGCGCCCCGGGTGCTGGCCGGTGACTCGGCCGCCCGGTTCGTCGTACCGGTGGGGGAGGGGGACGCGAAGCGGCTGCGGCTCGTCGACGCGAGCGCCCCCGGGATCGGTATTGGGGCCCGGCCGCTCCTCGACCGCTCCCGGTCGGTCGCCGACGTGACGCTCGACCGCGTACCGTCCGTGCCGCTGGACGTCGACGCGGCCGAGGTGCTCCGGCAGGCGTCCGCCCGCGCGGCCGTCCTGGTGGCCGCCGACTCGCTGGGTGCCACCGAGCGCATGCTCGACCTTGCCGTGGAGTACAGCAAGCAGCGTCACCAGTTCGGGGTGCCGATCGGCTCGTTCCAGGCGGTCAAGCACGCGGCCGCCGACATGCTCGTCGGTGTCGAGGCGGCCCGCTCGGCGATCTACTTCGCCGCCGCGTCGGTGGAGAGCGGCCATGCGCAGGCGCTGCTGCACGCGGCGGCGGTCAAGGCCCAGGTCACCGCCGAAGGGGCGCGCGGCGCCGACAGCGCGCTCACCCTGCACGGCGCGATCGGCTACACGTGGGAGCACGACCTGCACCTCTACTACAAGCGGGCCAAGCTCGACGAGCAGCTGTTCGGTGTTCCGGCGGTCTGGAACGAACGCATCGCGGACGGTCTCGCCCTGGTGTGA
- a CDS encoding thiolase family protein has protein sequence MPKNPFLDTGREALIVEALRTPMGRSHPERGWFRDTHPNEMLGAVYTALLESTGLAPDVVEDLVVGCTAPFGEQSRNIARNAWLQAGYPAEVPATVLDRRCGSAQTAVEMAAALISSGTHDVVLAGGVEHMGHVPMNSPARISELYGDPWPAELRALYDFVPQGESAELIAERWDISRGEMDEFAVRSHRLAAEAVAAGRFDREMIPLELDGEKRISDQTIRPGTSAEGLAALRTVFRENDGRITAGTSSPICDGAAGVLLASREAADRHGLRPRARVLDQTTVGVDPVIMLTGPIPATRKLLERNGMTIDDIDLIEINEAFGSVVLAWERELRPDMDRVNVNGGAIALGHPVGATGSRLFGTLLAEMERRDAETGLVTMCCGGGLGTATLVQRVG, from the coding sequence ATGCCGAAGAACCCCTTCCTCGACACCGGCCGCGAGGCGCTGATCGTCGAGGCACTGCGCACCCCGATGGGCCGATCGCACCCCGAACGCGGCTGGTTCCGCGACACCCACCCCAACGAGATGCTCGGCGCCGTCTACACCGCCCTGCTGGAGAGCACGGGCCTCGCGCCGGACGTCGTCGAAGACCTGGTCGTCGGCTGCACGGCGCCGTTCGGCGAGCAGTCCCGCAACATCGCCCGCAACGCCTGGCTGCAGGCCGGCTATCCGGCAGAGGTGCCCGCGACCGTCCTCGACCGGCGCTGCGGCTCCGCCCAGACCGCGGTGGAGATGGCGGCCGCCCTGATCTCCTCCGGCACCCACGACGTGGTCCTCGCGGGGGGTGTCGAGCACATGGGACACGTACCCATGAACTCCCCGGCCAGGATCTCCGAGCTGTACGGCGATCCCTGGCCCGCCGAACTCCGCGCGCTCTACGACTTCGTACCGCAGGGCGAGAGCGCCGAGCTGATCGCCGAGCGCTGGGACATCTCCCGTGGCGAGATGGACGAGTTCGCGGTGCGCTCGCACCGGCTGGCCGCCGAGGCGGTCGCCGCCGGACGCTTCGACCGGGAGATGATCCCGCTCGAACTCGACGGCGAGAAGCGGATCAGCGACCAGACCATCCGTCCCGGCACCTCCGCCGAAGGACTGGCGGCGCTCAGGACCGTCTTCCGGGAGAACGACGGCCGGATCACCGCCGGCACCTCCTCCCCGATCTGCGACGGCGCGGCCGGGGTCCTGCTCGCCTCCCGCGAGGCGGCCGACCGCCACGGTCTGCGCCCCCGCGCCCGCGTCCTCGACCAGACCACCGTCGGCGTCGACCCGGTCATCATGCTCACCGGACCGATCCCCGCGACCCGCAAACTGCTCGAACGCAACGGCATGACGATCGACGACATCGACCTGATCGAGATCAACGAGGCGTTCGGCTCCGTCGTCCTGGCCTGGGAACGGGAACTGCGACCGGACATGGACCGGGTCAACGTCAACGGAGGGGCGATCGCCCTCGGCCACCCCGTCGGCGCCACCGGCTCCCGCCTGTTCGGCACGCTCCTCGCCGAGATGGAACGCAGGGATGCCGAAACAGGCCTCGTCACCATGTGCTGCGGCGGCGGCCTCGGCACCGCGACCCTCGTCCAGCGGGTCGGCTGA
- a CDS encoding acyl-CoA dehydrogenase family protein, translated as MDFELTEDQLTIRKAVRELAGRFDDQYWMEKDSAHEFPTEFYRAFADGGWLGITTPEEYGGHGFGITEASLLLEEVAASGAGMNGASSMHLSIFGMHPVIKHGSKEMKEENLPRIVDGDLHVCFGVTEPGAGLDTTRITTFAKRDGSDYVVNGRKVWISKAMESEKVLLLTRTAKFEDSPKKTDGLTLFLTDLDRDHVDIRPIGKMGRNAVTSNELFIDDLRVPAAHRIGEEGQGFKYILDGLNPERMLVAAEALGIGRAALRRAVRYGNEREVFGRPIGMNQGLQFPLADSLAHLDAAELVLRKATWLYDQGKQCAREANTAKYLCADAGFQAADRALQTHGGMGYSEEYHVARYFREARLTRIAPLSQEMVLNFLGEHVLGLPRSY; from the coding sequence GTGGACTTCGAGCTCACCGAGGACCAGCTGACCATCCGGAAAGCGGTCCGTGAGCTGGCCGGCAGGTTCGACGACCAGTACTGGATGGAGAAGGACTCGGCCCACGAGTTCCCCACGGAGTTCTACCGGGCCTTCGCCGACGGCGGCTGGCTCGGCATCACGACCCCGGAGGAGTACGGCGGCCACGGTTTCGGCATCACCGAGGCCTCCCTCCTCCTCGAAGAGGTCGCCGCGTCCGGCGCGGGCATGAACGGCGCCAGCTCGATGCATCTGTCGATCTTCGGCATGCACCCGGTGATCAAGCACGGCTCCAAGGAGATGAAGGAGGAGAACCTTCCCCGCATCGTCGACGGCGACCTCCATGTGTGCTTCGGGGTCACCGAGCCCGGAGCCGGGCTCGACACCACCCGCATCACCACCTTCGCGAAGCGCGACGGCTCCGACTACGTCGTCAACGGCCGCAAGGTGTGGATCTCCAAGGCCATGGAGTCGGAGAAGGTCCTGCTGCTGACCCGGACCGCGAAGTTCGAGGACTCCCCGAAGAAGACCGACGGACTGACGCTCTTCCTCACCGACCTCGACCGCGACCACGTCGACATCCGGCCCATCGGCAAGATGGGCCGCAACGCGGTCACCTCGAACGAACTCTTCATCGACGACCTGCGCGTCCCCGCCGCCCACCGGATCGGCGAAGAAGGCCAGGGCTTCAAGTACATCCTCGACGGCCTCAACCCCGAGCGGATGCTGGTGGCGGCGGAAGCCCTCGGCATCGGCCGCGCCGCCCTGCGCCGCGCGGTCCGGTACGGCAACGAGCGCGAGGTCTTCGGCCGGCCCATCGGCATGAACCAGGGACTGCAGTTCCCGCTCGCCGACTCGCTCGCCCACCTCGACGCCGCGGAACTCGTCCTGCGCAAGGCGACCTGGCTCTACGACCAGGGCAAACAGTGCGCGCGCGAGGCCAACACCGCCAAGTACCTGTGCGCGGACGCCGGTTTCCAGGCCGCCGACCGCGCGCTGCAGACCCACGGCGGCATGGGTTACTCCGAGGAGTACCACGTCGCCCGGTACTTCCGTGAGGCACGGCTGACCCGGATCGCCCCGCTCAGCCAGGAGATGGTCCTGAACTTCCTCGGCGAGCACGTCCTCGGACTTCCCAGGAGCTACTGA
- a CDS encoding MbtH family protein, whose protein sequence is MTNPFDDPRTQHRVVVNDEGQHALWPSFAEVPAGWEAVFGPAEQAPCLEYVELHWTDLTPRSARISVA, encoded by the coding sequence ATGACCAACCCCTTCGACGACCCCCGTACCCAGCACCGCGTCGTCGTCAACGACGAGGGCCAGCACGCCCTGTGGCCGTCCTTCGCCGAGGTGCCCGCCGGCTGGGAAGCCGTCTTCGGCCCCGCCGAACAGGCCCCCTGCCTGGAATACGTCGAACTGCACTGGACCGACCTGACCCCCCGGAGCGCCCGTATCAGCGTGGCCTGA
- a CDS encoding multiubiquitin domain-containing protein — MYTILPRLQAEGPLGAVRWRCGHRAWQTLTDVLVNGDGIEVWQRRDARTPPPRTIPVSINNQTVQLPEREMTGLEIKQAAAAQGLPIDTGFQLSVKHGHRYNIVGDTDTVGIHRNLEFLAVPPDDNS; from the coding sequence TTGTACACGATCCTTCCCCGCCTCCAGGCCGAAGGGCCGCTGGGGGCGGTGCGGTGGCGGTGTGGCCACCGCGCGTGGCAGACGCTCACCGACGTCCTCGTCAATGGCGACGGCATCGAGGTGTGGCAGCGCCGCGACGCCCGAACGCCGCCGCCGCGCACGATCCCGGTGAGCATCAACAACCAGACGGTCCAACTGCCCGAGCGGGAGATGACCGGTCTGGAGATCAAGCAGGCGGCCGCCGCGCAGGGCCTGCCTATCGACACCGGCTTCCAACTCTCCGTCAAGCACGGTCACCGCTACAACATCGTCGGGGACACCGACACCGTCGGGATCCACCGCAACCTCGAGTTCCTCGCCGTTCCTCCGGACGACAACTCGTGA
- a CDS encoding acetyl-CoA hydrolase/transferase family protein — MLDLSPYVRAGDGVWWGQGSAEPEPLVDALLDQVDSIGPVRAFAGLTWNERLSGEVPLPDNLTVSSYGALGRLRGLSAQGRLEVVPCHYSALPRLFARRALPCDVGLLQVSPPDGNGLVSLGIGVEYVADALRHTPTLIAEINHRMPRTTGTERLPLSAFAATVETDRPLRQAPSRAPDPVEHAIAEYVAGLVEDGDTVQLGVGSLPNAVLASLSGHVDLGFHTGMITDGVLTLIEKGVATGARKEIDPGLVITGAALGSTSMYDRLHEFPVEFRSAAYTHSPAVLSRLRSLVSVNSAIEIDLLGQAGAELRRGVHIGAVGGQVDFSRAASLTGARSVIALRSESGGRSTITPALHGGVVTTGRVDVDAVVTEHGVATLTGCTVAQRARRLIEVAAPQHREALTRSLTEPEAAR, encoded by the coding sequence ATGCTCGACCTCAGCCCGTACGTCCGGGCCGGCGACGGCGTCTGGTGGGGCCAGGGGAGCGCGGAACCCGAACCCCTGGTCGACGCCCTGCTCGACCAGGTCGACAGCATCGGTCCGGTACGCGCCTTCGCCGGACTCACCTGGAACGAGCGACTGTCCGGCGAGGTGCCGTTGCCCGACAACCTCACCGTGTCGTCCTACGGCGCCCTCGGCCGACTGCGCGGGCTGAGCGCCCAGGGACGCCTTGAGGTGGTGCCCTGTCACTACTCGGCGCTGCCGCGGCTCTTCGCCCGGCGCGCACTGCCCTGCGACGTGGGGCTGCTGCAGGTCTCCCCGCCGGACGGGAACGGCCTGGTCTCGCTGGGCATCGGTGTCGAGTACGTCGCCGACGCCCTGCGTCACACGCCCACCCTCATCGCCGAGATCAACCACCGCATGCCACGGACCACCGGCACCGAACGGCTGCCGCTGAGCGCCTTCGCGGCCACAGTCGAGACCGACCGTCCGCTGCGCCAGGCGCCGTCCCGCGCACCGGACCCGGTCGAGCACGCCATCGCGGAGTACGTCGCGGGGCTCGTCGAGGACGGCGACACCGTGCAACTGGGCGTCGGTTCACTGCCCAACGCCGTGCTCGCCTCGTTGTCGGGCCACGTCGACCTGGGGTTCCACACCGGGATGATCACCGACGGCGTACTGACCCTGATCGAGAAGGGCGTGGCGACCGGTGCCCGCAAGGAGATCGACCCCGGACTCGTCATCACGGGCGCGGCCCTGGGCAGCACCTCGATGTACGACCGGCTGCACGAGTTCCCCGTCGAGTTCCGGTCCGCCGCCTACACCCACTCCCCGGCGGTCCTGTCCCGGCTGCGCTCGCTGGTGTCCGTCAACTCGGCCATCGAGATCGACCTGTTGGGACAGGCCGGCGCCGAACTGCGCAGGGGCGTGCACATCGGCGCGGTGGGCGGCCAGGTCGACTTCAGCCGGGCCGCGTCCCTGACCGGCGCGCGGTCGGTCATCGCGCTGCGTTCGGAGTCGGGCGGGCGGTCCACCATCACACCGGCGCTGCACGGCGGTGTCGTCACCACCGGACGCGTGGACGTCGACGCGGTCGTCACCGAGCACGGTGTCGCCACGCTCACCGGCTGCACCGTGGCACAGCGGGCCCGCCGGCTGATCGAGGTGGCCGCGCCCCAGCACAGGGAGGCGCTGACGAGAAGCCTCACGGAGCCGGAGGCGGCGCGATGA
- a CDS encoding SDR family NAD(P)-dependent oxidoreductase: MFSLQGRSALVTGAGAGIGAAVAEAYAAAGAAVVVTDIDKDAAEAVVRRIVDAGGRAESAVLDVRDAGQAAEAVQQAANLGGGVLNILVNNAGAVAPAMFPKMTSDQFDLVLGIHVGGTFTVSQAALGHLATDGTGRIINVTSAAGLVGTIGQVNYGAAKAAVVGITKSLAKELARKQITVNALAPLAATAMTENIRGNEKLAAVTLARIPLGRWAQPEEIAGSFVFFASDAASYITGQVLPVDGGTVI, from the coding sequence ATGTTCTCTCTGCAGGGGCGATCCGCCCTCGTCACCGGCGCCGGCGCCGGCATAGGAGCCGCCGTCGCCGAGGCGTACGCGGCGGCGGGCGCGGCCGTCGTCGTCACCGACATCGACAAGGACGCCGCCGAGGCGGTCGTCCGCCGGATCGTGGACGCCGGCGGCCGGGCCGAGTCGGCGGTCCTGGACGTCCGCGATGCCGGGCAGGCCGCCGAGGCCGTCCAGCAGGCCGCGAACCTGGGCGGCGGCGTACTCAACATCCTGGTCAACAACGCCGGCGCTGTCGCGCCCGCGATGTTCCCGAAGATGACGTCCGACCAGTTCGACCTCGTGCTCGGCATCCACGTCGGCGGCACCTTCACCGTCAGCCAGGCGGCGCTCGGCCATCTCGCCACGGACGGCACCGGCCGCATCATCAACGTCACCTCGGCCGCCGGCCTGGTCGGCACGATCGGCCAGGTCAACTACGGCGCGGCCAAGGCCGCCGTCGTGGGCATCACCAAGTCCCTGGCCAAGGAGCTGGCGAGGAAGCAGATCACGGTCAACGCACTGGCCCCGCTCGCCGCGACCGCGATGACGGAGAACATCCGAGGCAACGAGAAGCTCGCCGCGGTCACCCTGGCCCGTATCCCGCTCGGACGCTGGGCGCAGCCCGAGGAGATCGCCGGCAGCTTCGTGTTCTTCGCCTCCGACGCGGCGTCCTACATCACCGGCCAGGTCCTGCCGGTCGACGGTGGGACGGTCATCTGA
- a CDS encoding ATP-binding cassette domain-containing protein, translating to MTQRTDEPAIRAEGLTKRFGDKQALAGVDLEAAPGTVLGVLGPNGAGKTTTVRVLSTLLRADSGHAWVAGHDVREDPEGARRNLGLSGQYAAVDEKLTGRENLYLVGRLYGMGRHAARRRAGQLLDGFDLKDAADRRSGTYSGGMRRRLDLAGALVARPSVVVLDEPTTGLDPRGRADTWTSIQELVAAGTTVLLTTQYLEEADQLADTIAVIEGGRVIARGTAAQLKARVGGERLSLTVPAAHQRAPAAEILDALGPHVPALDARTGRFTVATDHGAASLEYALGCLRQLDIEVRDVALAPPTLDDVFLTLTGRPRTAGEGAVAPPMEGAR from the coding sequence ATGACTCAGCGGACCGACGAGCCCGCGATACGCGCCGAAGGGCTCACCAAGCGCTTCGGGGACAAACAGGCTCTCGCCGGCGTGGACCTGGAAGCGGCCCCCGGCACGGTGCTCGGGGTGCTCGGCCCCAACGGAGCGGGCAAGACCACGACCGTGCGGGTGCTGTCCACGCTGCTCAGAGCCGACAGCGGCCATGCCTGGGTGGCCGGACACGACGTACGCGAGGACCCGGAGGGCGCCCGCCGCAATCTCGGGCTGTCGGGCCAGTACGCCGCCGTCGACGAGAAGCTCACCGGGCGGGAGAACCTCTACCTCGTCGGCCGGCTGTACGGGATGGGACGGCACGCGGCCAGACGCCGGGCGGGCCAACTGCTCGACGGTTTCGACCTCAAGGACGCCGCGGACCGGCGCAGCGGAACCTACTCCGGCGGTATGCGCCGCCGCCTCGACCTCGCGGGCGCACTCGTCGCCCGGCCGTCCGTCGTCGTTCTCGACGAGCCGACCACGGGTCTCGACCCGCGCGGACGCGCCGACACCTGGACGTCCATCCAGGAACTCGTGGCGGCCGGCACCACCGTGCTGCTGACCACGCAATACCTCGAAGAAGCCGACCAGTTGGCCGACACCATCGCCGTCATCGAGGGCGGCCGGGTCATCGCCCGCGGCACGGCGGCCCAGCTCAAGGCACGGGTGGGCGGCGAGCGCCTGTCCCTGACCGTGCCCGCGGCCCACCAACGGGCACCGGCCGCCGAGATCCTGGACGCCCTGGGACCTCACGTCCCCGCCCTCGACGCCCGTACGGGCCGCTTCACCGTCGCCACCGACCACGGTGCCGCCAGTCTCGAATACGCCCTCGGCTGCCTGCGCCAGTTGGACATCGAGGTGCGGGACGTCGCACTGGCGCCACCCACACTCGACGACGTCTTCCTGACCCTGACCGGTCGACCGCGGACCGCCGGCGAAGGCGCCGTCGCACCACCGATGGAAGGAGCCCGGTGA
- a CDS encoding STM4015 family protein, producing MKCFDNHLEELFGLPALLFPQTGEAAGTVKPGAVAWRIGYPRWEVDEELWNETFDRFCAEIDVTQVRALIAGNWEDMEDTDSSEVVAALLAAREQLPALRALFLGDITEEECKFSRIHQSDVSPLLAAFPALEEFGMRAGVRDDQGQTGGTLQFPALRHDALRRLVVQSCELPYDIVRGVAASDLPALEHLELWLGSEEYGFRCEVTDLEDILSGTRLPRLRHLALTNSDLQDDIATAVASAPVVAQLEVLDLSKGTLGDEGAAALLSGQPLTHLKQLDLHHNFISKPFRQRLRETLEPAGVHVNLGTEKSDKDEKNIHEDRYICLGALTHW from the coding sequence ATGAAGTGTTTCGACAACCACCTGGAAGAGTTGTTCGGTCTTCCGGCTCTGCTCTTTCCCCAGACCGGAGAAGCTGCCGGGACCGTGAAGCCCGGCGCCGTGGCCTGGCGGATCGGCTACCCGCGGTGGGAGGTCGACGAAGAGCTGTGGAACGAGACCTTCGACCGCTTCTGCGCCGAAATTGACGTCACGCAGGTCCGGGCCCTGATCGCCGGCAACTGGGAGGACATGGAGGACACCGACTCCTCGGAAGTCGTCGCAGCTCTGCTGGCGGCACGTGAGCAGTTACCCGCGCTGCGGGCGCTGTTCCTCGGCGACATCACCGAGGAAGAGTGCAAGTTCAGCCGGATCCACCAGAGCGATGTCTCACCCCTGCTGGCTGCCTTTCCCGCGCTGGAGGAGTTCGGCATGCGCGCCGGGGTGCGCGACGATCAGGGACAGACCGGCGGGACGCTGCAGTTTCCCGCCCTGCGCCATGACGCTCTGCGCAGGCTCGTCGTGCAGAGCTGCGAACTGCCCTACGACATCGTCCGCGGCGTGGCAGCGAGCGACCTGCCTGCGCTGGAGCATCTCGAACTGTGGCTGGGCAGCGAGGAATACGGATTTCGCTGCGAGGTCACCGATCTGGAAGACATCCTCTCCGGTACCCGGCTGCCCCGGCTGCGGCACCTGGCCCTGACCAACAGCGACCTGCAGGACGACATCGCCACCGCAGTCGCCTCCGCCCCGGTAGTCGCCCAACTTGAGGTCCTCGACCTGTCCAAAGGCACCCTGGGCGACGAAGGCGCCGCAGCCCTCCTCTCCGGCCAGCCCCTCACCCACCTCAAACAACTCGACCTCCACCACAACTTCATCAGCAAACCATTCCGGCAACGCCTACGCGAAACACTCGAACCCGCAGGCGTCCACGTGAACCTCGGAACCGAAAAATCCGACAAAGACGAAAAAAACATCCACGAAGACCGCTACATCTGCCTGGGCGCCCTCACCCACTGGTGA
- a CDS encoding helicase associated domain-containing protein yields the protein MSERAAGVLRFSEERDPAALTQFVQLRVIDPEGAYWLRGIEAATRWLRETGSSELRVPYAYVTPEAWGSAGSHPLGVWVADQRRYYVAGSLEASRVTELEKAGMVWSVHASAWDAGLEVARSYAAVYGHCLPAASVVWESFPLGTWMKNQRAAARKAAENAVRRTAGETGVPYAGELSEARQEALAEIDPGWSPAWEIGWQRCYRLTLAHVKADGVFPVAAGGSELVVQGEDLGAWIIGQRAGWDRLMPAQQYLLETLGIEAPADGEVVVPVRRSQDERWNTNLAAVKQFRDREGHVRVPRKAVETVDGVPFKIGAFLDNARRRAGKLSAERRSELAVLGLEWAVLKGGA from the coding sequence GTGTCGGAGCGGGCAGCGGGGGTGCTGCGGTTCAGCGAGGAACGCGACCCGGCCGCGCTCACGCAGTTCGTGCAGCTGCGCGTCATCGACCCCGAAGGCGCCTACTGGTTGCGCGGCATCGAGGCCGCCACGCGGTGGCTGCGCGAGACCGGCAGCAGCGAGCTGCGGGTGCCGTACGCGTACGTCACACCGGAAGCCTGGGGATCCGCCGGCTCGCATCCCTTGGGAGTCTGGGTGGCGGATCAGCGCCGCTACTACGTGGCCGGGTCGCTGGAGGCTTCGCGCGTCACGGAGCTGGAGAAGGCTGGCATGGTCTGGTCCGTGCACGCGTCCGCGTGGGATGCCGGGTTGGAGGTCGCCCGCTCGTACGCGGCCGTCTACGGGCACTGCCTGCCTGCCGCGTCGGTCGTCTGGGAGTCGTTCCCGCTGGGGACCTGGATGAAGAATCAGCGCGCGGCGGCCCGGAAGGCGGCGGAGAACGCCGTACGGCGGACGGCCGGGGAAACGGGCGTCCCGTATGCCGGGGAGCTCTCAGAAGCCCGCCAGGAGGCGCTCGCGGAGATCGACCCCGGGTGGTCCCCAGCGTGGGAGATCGGCTGGCAGCGCTGCTACCGGCTCACCCTCGCCCACGTGAAGGCCGACGGCGTCTTCCCTGTCGCGGCCGGCGGCAGCGAGCTGGTCGTCCAGGGCGAAGACCTCGGAGCCTGGATCATCGGACAGCGGGCGGGATGGGACCGGCTGATGCCCGCACAGCAGTACCTGCTGGAGACCCTCGGCATCGAGGCACCCGCCGACGGTGAGGTGGTGGTGCCGGTACGGCGGTCACAGGACGAACGCTGGAACACCAACCTGGCGGCTGTAAAGCAGTTCCGTGACCGTGAGGGGCACGTGCGTGTTCCGCGGAAGGCGGTCGAGACCGTGGACGGGGTGCCGTTCAAGATCGGCGCGTTCCTCGACAACGCCCGCCGCCGGGCCGGAAAGCTGTCTGCGGAGCGGCGCTCGGAGCTGGCCGTGCTCGGTCTGGAGTGGGCCGTGCTGAAGGGTGGGGCGTGA